The stretch of DNA CAAACACGACGAACAAACACACATTCAGGCTAACTCAGGTGAAAGCTTCTGCAATTCCAGCTTCACCAGAGACCTCTAGACCTAAATGATCACGAAGGAACTAGCACTAGTTCTACTTACTGAACTCAACTCAACTCCGGCACCACCGCTGCTTCTGTCCATCGCCGATTTGCCGGAGAAACAGAGAAGAGCCGCAGAAACCGAGCCGTCGTCCTCCGTGGAGAAGGTCTTCTATCTACAGATGGATGGAGCGCGCCCCGCATGTTGGTCCATCGATTTCTTCAGCCCGCAACCGCATCCCCTCCGCAGCTCGCGATCCACGGATGCCCTGCGGAAATCACCACCCGATCCACAAACGTCAGCGAGGAACTCCAAGGACGGCGAGCGTTTTTGTTTCAGTGGATCTGCCGGGGGTCGCTGCTTACTCAGGACTTGTTCGGCGGAGAACCTGCGGGAGACGTCCTTGCAGAGCATGCGGCGCATCAGGTCCTTGGCCTCGGGGGAGACGCCGGCGAAGGCGCGCGGCGGGAAGCGCACGTTGCCGCGGAGCACGGCCTCGAAGATCTCCGGGGCGGCGGCGCCGTAGAAGGGCACGGACCCCGACAGCATCATGTAGAGCACCACCCCGGCGCTCCACACGTCCACCTTCTCGCCGTACTCCCGCCCGGCGACCACCTCGGGGGCGACGTAGTAGGGCGTGCCGACGATCCCGGACATGCGGCGCCCGTCCCCGAACCACTCCGCGGAGCCGAAGTCGGCGAGCTTGAGCGCGCCGGTGGCGGCGTCGAAGAGGAGGTTGTCGGGCTTGACGTCCCGGTGGGCGACCCCGCGGCGGTGGCACGCGGCGAGCGCGGAGGCGATCTGCGCGGCGagccccgccgcctcgcgctcgGGGAGGCGGCCGCCGCGGGcggagaggagggagaggaggtccCCGCCGGCGCAGAGGTCGACGACGAGGTGGACGGCGTCGGCGTCGTCGAAGGCGGCGTGGAGGGCGACCAGGTGCGGGCTGCAGGGCGGGGAGGAGGCGAGGAGGTGCAGCTTGGGCTCCTGCTCCGCGAGGGCCAGGTCGAGAGGGTCACGCAGCGGCGCCTTGGGCGTGGTCTTCAACGCCAGCGCCTCCCCCGTGGCGTTGGAGTGGCAGCGGCGGACGGTCCCGAACCGGCCGTGCCCGATCTCGTCGCCGATGGAGTACTGCCGCCTCAGCGCCTCCTCTCCGCCGTAGACCATGGCCGGGTCCGTCTCTGTTGTTGGGGCGGGCGGGTGTGGTGTGCGGTGTGGTGCGGGTCGAGGCCTCCCCGGCGGCGAGGGCGGTTATAAATGcgagaggggagggggaggggggagccagcGAGGCGGAGGCGAATGCGAATATTCTGCTCGCTCCTCTCTTTTGGCCGCTAGTCATTTGGAATCCGCTGGAGACATATTTTTTTGCCCCCATTTGCATACTTAAATAAAACCCGAAAAAACCTAGTACTGCTAATGTGGGGAGAGCGTTATTTGTTACGGACGAGACTTGCCTGTGCCCCTAGCGTGCGCCCATCCGTGCTCGTGCGTACGTGGCTTAATTTGATTGGAGCAAAATAAGGCCCGGGTCTACCCGTTAAAATCAgagggaaaaaggaaaaaaaatataacCATAGGATAAAGTGATAGCATAAATGAAAGCATGAGAAAGGAGCAGTCAAGCTGGATCCATTTGTTACTGCTATTAGTCAATCAATTGGTTGACttagaaaaaaaatgaaatccgAGGCAGAGAGAAACCCAAGGTACTACGCATTTCATCTTGTTTTTCAATGCATTTCGTGCTACGCATGAATGATTGCCTTCTCTAACCGCCATTTTAAAATATTTGACAACAAATTGCACATACAAAATTGTGCCGATCAACCTTTTTCAAAAGGAAAAAGGTCTCTCCGACCAGACCACGGTTTGTCATTTGCTTGGGTCGGCTGCAGGATGCATACAACATGGATGAAGTTATTATACTACAAGGGAAGTGGATGAGTTGGTTTTGGCCCATCTTAATTGATAATTGATGGGCTTAGGATAAACTAATGCTTACGATAAGATAATGCAACTAGTAATAATACACTCATGAGCAAGTCATTATGGCCATTTGGAATCTGCGGGACACATATTTCCTCTGTTTGCATGCTTAAAGCATATAGTAAAATCCTACTATGTGGGTTTCTTTGATCCGCGAAATCGTTAAAACGTGGGAATAACAAACGTTTGAATTGAAACTACATTTCCTATAGAATGTGCTACGAATAGGGGTGCAGGGCAGCGTCCCGCATTGGTCCACATAGGTGGATGGCAATACAAACTAAGCTAACACAACACAACTTAGTTAGAACTAAATTGTCCAAGTTTGAATACGAAGCGGGCCGGATCGGGCACCGCGCCACATCTTTAGCTACGAATCCGTAGAAAGGCAGAAGTATATGATTCGATTATATGAATTAAACAACCAACATAGTTAATATCCTTAAGGATTCTGATACTTCGAAAATTatgtgaaaatcctttgaatcgaaGAAGTCTTCAATGAATTTACTAGGAAACCAATTAAACTCAAGCCAAGAGAAGACGCGGGATACGCATTTTAGGATTTTCTATAAAAGGGGATGCATGAatgagagggtgcttggatacgttttagtctcacgactaaaagtagtgggactaaaacttgctagccttacCCATGCTTGAattcaaatactaaagagactaaaatcaagttaatgagcatttattattctctaaaccctccaatccagaactcgcatgtgttaaaggagaggagtaattaaatgaggagagagaggactaatccacattttagtagggatacccctgactaaaaaaatttagtctcaagactagttttagcctctCTTtaatcaggggtgcttggaactttagcctcttaaagagaccatttttagtcagactaaaataagtcccttgaatCCAAGCACCCTCTGAGTGCCTTCTCCAATTGGCTCCCCCTCATAAAATGTTTGACAACAAATTGTACTTATTAAGAATGTCAGCAGccacgaaccaacctgtggttgaatgTTAAAGAAACAGTGATATCCCCagtccaccagggttcaaatcttcGTGCTTACATTATTCCTGGatatatttcaggatttccggcgatgcgcttttagtgggagagacgtttccgtcgacgatgAGACACCTACgacgacttcgtaaatctcaagatggtaggccggctcagtctctcgaagctgCTCATAGGGGTAGAGGGTGTATGTGCGTTCATATGGGTGAATGTATGAGCGCCTGCGTCTGTCCTGTGTTAAAAAAAATGCCAGCAGCCTTTTTCTAATGGTGTCTCCGACCACAGTTTTGCATTAATCCGGGCGGTTTTGCATGACAGGGATGAATTAATTAGGCAGTTTTGCTTTGGCCAATTGATCGTGTACTAGGTTTTAGATTAAGATACTAATGCAGATGCAGATGCAAACATGGGATGTGACAAAGTCTGTAGTTGGGTTCGCCGCGGGCACGCCTGGCCGTATGCATGTCCGCATCTGAATTCCAGCACGGTGGGGGCCGGGCACGCATGCATGGTGCATGACACGCAACTGGCCAAGTCTTTTCCAGTGTTTCTACAACGTTTTTGTGTTTCTTTTAACCTCCAAACACCTAAACTAAATGGTGTACTCCGGCAAGCCAGCAACACATGTGCACGCATGGCCTGTGGCCCAGCCTAATCAAATTAGCAGATGTTGGAGATAGAAGCAGCGTGCatgcttcttcaagttaaccaacaattgaacttcaaaaaaaaaaaagttaACCAACAATCGAAAGCCGGAGATCGAAGCGTGCATGCTTCTTCAAGTTCCTTTTCCAAAAATGCTTCTTCAAGTTTGCTTCATGTATGTATGTTCGTTTCTTTTGCTTGTCCACTTTTGTTTACGGTGCCGCGTTATCGTTATTCATTCCTGTCAAACACCTTATAAAATGCCCTCGCGAAAAAAAAGCACCTTATAAAACGGAGCCAATAGGCAGTGAAGGTTCACCGGAGATGGTGACATTTACGAATGTTTTTACTGGCAGTTTCTTCAAAGACGCATGGCAATTTCTTCACAACAGCATGCAGCTTCTCCAGGGAAGGGATATCGTCCTTCTAAGGTTGTCACTGTTTGATCTCGCGTCTCAACTAAAAATGTCAGTAAAATAAAATACATTTGTTTATCACCGCTGATAGAGAAGAACGTTACCAGCTAGCATTACCGTATAAAACGAGAATCGAACCCTAAGGTGATATCACTTGTTCCACTTCCAGTCTCTAGATAGTACAAGCACATCAAAAGGGAACAATAGTACGTGCTCACATGGACCGAGCTGTCACGAAGGGCAGGTACCCTGCTCCTCACAAGCCACCGCCACAAGCAGGGCACCGGATGATCGTTGCGTCATCTGGAAGACCATatgggggtgccctgctcccccGAAGGTACGCGTGTTCACTTGAAGGATTGTGACAAACTCACTATCTACTTGGGCTAACAAATTTACTCGTCACCTTAAGATATCTGACATATGTCCCGTTTGTGGTGTGGAACGAGAGGATGTGCTCCATGCATTCTGCAGGTGCCCCCTAGCGAAGGAACTATGGCATGCTATGGCGCTTGACTGGCACATCCCGAGGGTTGAAACAATCTATAACTCGGGCCCAGAGTGGCTCTTTACGCTCCTCGAACCACTAGACGAGACGTCGCGTATGGTCGTTCCGATGACCATGTGGAGGATTTGATACGTGCGGAATGAGATAGCGCATGAGAAAAGGCCTCCGCCTATTGAATCTTCTCGTCGGTCCTATATGGATATATTAGCTCGCTTTTATGCCTCCACCAGTACCCCAGCGGTGATGTTGTCAAAGGAAAAATGGTGCTCAATGCCCTTCCGCCACCCTATAAGGCCAACGCCGAGTCTAAGGAAGAGCTGCGCTGGATGCCCCCTGAGTCAGGTTGGACGAAGCTAAATACGGACGGAAGCTTCATTCCGTCCACAGATATGGCAGAAGGTGGTATGATCCTACGGGATGCACATGGTGATATCATCTATAGCGCTTGTCGGGAAATCCGTATATGTGATAACGCGTTGGACGCTGAGCTAGCGGCGTGTcgggaggggctggagctggccCTCCATCGTACGGTGCTACCCATTTTGGTCGAGCTTGATAGTGCGGAGGCGGTGTCACTGATCACAGCACACTCCGAAGATCGATCGATACATCGCATGTTGGTTAAGGAGACTCAGAATCTGGCCTCAACTGAGGATAGGGAGATTTCTTTTACTCACTGTTGTCGGTCGCAGAATAAAGTTAGTCACGAACTTGCCGCATATGGCCGTAGCACTCCCCGTACTGCAGTATGGTTGCATTCGGGATTAGAATTTATTGTAAACTTAGCATTGATTGAGAAGCCTCCGTGAATAATTAGAATCTCCTTTTCTcctgaaaaaaagaagaagagtagGTAGCCACTCGGGGAAACGCACGGCCGGAGACCACAGGAAAGAAGTTTCCGGCTCGAGCTAGCAACGGGCACACGACCCGGCCAGTTGCAACGTACGTCCAGCCGCCCGTCAAGACTAGAACAGTTTCGGCATTGACAGGCTTGAGGATTCCGTTCCATCGCGACATACGCGAGTACTCCTTCCGTTTCAAATTACTTGTCACACAAATAGATGtatttaaaactaaaatacatctagatacatccatacctacgacaagtaattcggaacggagggagtatctctcaCTCTCTACAGTGATCTAAAACGTATTATAAAAATTTACAGACGGAGAAGCTAGCAGTGCGAGTCCAGGTACGTGCCAGCTGAAGCGGTTGCATCACCGGAATCAACAATTCGGCACGGCAACAACGTGCGGGAACGGCGTCGCCGGCTTCGTATTCGTACGTGCTTTGACTGACCGGTGCAAATGGGTATATGCATGCATGCTAGCTGCACTGcacgcccatttattttattttttttgagaACCGCCCTTTCGCAATTTATTCATTTAGGCGGGACATATCTGATCGAACAGCCTCGACCAGAAACTCAGGAATTACATGAAACAAGACAGACATAGTATCTAAATATAAAGCCTGCTTAGCAGTCAGGTGGGCAGCTGAATTAGCTTCCCTTGCCGTCCATCGCAGTTCAAACCCCTGAAAACTTGGGAGATAGGTGCGCATCTCCCTCAAGATCGTACCACCAGTGGATCGATCATCACCTTGCTTCCATGCTTCAAACACGGCCTGACAATCTGTCTCAATAATGACATATTGCAGGTCATTTGCACTAGCCAACAACATTGCATCTCTACATGCAATAAGCTCTGTAGAGAAAGGATCAAGTGGTGCCGTGTATTTGATGCACTGCCCCAGTCTGAATACACCCTGTTGATCCCTTGCTACTATGCCCACTGCTGAACACATATTAGTCTCATGTACTGCTCCATCAGTATTCATCTTCACCCACCCCTGAGCTGGCGCCTCCCACTTCTGCCTTTCTATGGATTTGACAGCAGCGGTATTAGGGACGTCAATCGCCATAATGAGTTCTCTAATTAATTCCATTGATTTGATCGGCTGGTACTGAATCTCATTATGCGTATACTTGTTACGGTTGGTCCAAATTGCCCACATGACTGACACCATAACTGTTGCATCTTTCCTTTTAAACACCTCATGGTCCAGTATATCCTTAGACCATGTCAATGGGTGCAGTCTCAGCACTGTAAGGCCAAAAAAAatccttggccgcctcccagaacATTATTGGATAAACCAGATAGCTTATGTGCTAGGGTACTTCGAGGAAGATACTTTTCGGACGGGAATTTTTTACAAGCTGGCTGTCCAAAGGGTGCCTCtggaaagctactccctccgtccgtgaataagtgtacatctagcttttgtctcaagtcaaaattttaaaactttgaccatcTTTCTGGAAAAAATTAAAAGCATTTATGGCACCAAATTAGTACCACTAGATTGGTTTTCAATTGTACTTTGATAATATATCAATTTGATGCCATATATGTTACTAttattttctataaagttggtcaaaattttaaaactttaacTTAGcacaaaagctagatgtacacttattcacggacggagggagtatttgtcaggGGAAGGAAGTGCTACAGGCAGGCCTTATTAGGCGAATTGGGGATGGGAGGAAGACTGAAGTCCGGCATGATCAATGGATCGCTGGGACAGCCACAATGAAACCTTTATGCAGGCTAGCGGAGGAGCCGATTCAGTTGGCGTCAGAACTGCTAGACGATGATACAGGAGGGTGGGACGAAGTTAAAGTTCGTACACTGTTTATAACACCGGATGcagatgcaattttgaaaatgccGAGGCCAAGAGTGCAGATTGAAGACTTTTGGGCCTGGGCCTGAGAGCACACGGGTGTTTTCTCGGTACGATCGGCGTACAGAATGCTGATGGAGCACAAAACAGCAAACCAAAGGAGCCCGTCTTCATCTACTCATGGTGAAGAATGGTAGAAAGCACTGTGGAAATTACAGGTGCAACCCAAAATTAGGGTGTTCTAGTGGAGGGTACTAAAGAATTTTGTACCTGTCCATGGGGAGATGAGGAGGAGGCACATCAGAGATGATGCTATGTGCCCAATGTGTGGTAGCGAAGATGAGTCCCTATTTCATACACTGCTCCGATGCGATCACGCATTGATGTTCTGGGAGGCACTGCACGCCCATTTGGAAAACACCGTGCGGCGTCGGAACCCGGCTCATGCATGCACGCTTCTGGGAACTCTAGGCACGTAGTACTTACGTAGCGACGAGCCGACGACCGGCTTCGGTCGGTCGTTCGTTGAGCGCATCGCACCGGTATATTCTGTTGGGGATATCCCTGGAATCTCTGCGCCTAGTCGAGCAACCGCTGAGAGCGACGGCAAATCGTGCTGTGGTTTAACAACAGCGAAAGCTGTGATGGGCTGGGCATGCATGATTATCTGTTAGCATTTTTTTAGGGGGATGATAATCTTTTAACAATATAAGGTGGACCTTCCGAAATGGATTTGTGAGTTGGACACTTGGACTGGTCTGCACTTTCTGCCGCCCCGCTTGCTTGCTGGCTTGACACTTTGAAGTTGACAGGACCCGCCGGCAGAAGGAAACACTATTTTATGTTTCTATATACTtcttccgtttctttttagtctgcatataaagtttggttaaagtcaagctttgtagagtttgatttactttatattaaaaaatatagccATTCATAATacgaaatcaatattatcagatgcaccatgaaacttattttcatattatataattTTAGTATTGTAGAGttcatatatttttatataaatttggtcaaactctgtgtagtttgactttgatcaaatcttatatgcgaagcaaaaagaaatgaagggagtactacttCATTTTATACCTCTCCCAATGTATTGGTGCTAAAATAAGATActaaatgcattaaaatgcttagcaACTAATATCCTTAATGCATGCGTCTTTTCTTAACTGGGTGATGGACATCTCGCACCGAACACGAACTAATGATTGCATTACTTTAGGCCACTGCCAAGGATTATTAACATTTTCTGGCGCCGCGTAACGGAAGCAAACTCCAACGGGACATTTGCATCTGCAGCGTGCTGCCATGCTAGCTGCCCCCGCATGCTCGATGAAGTGAGCAGCTGATTGGAGTCTATGGGGCGGACCTGGACCGGCAGGAAATAATCACACTGTGGGACTTGCGCCGCGTTCGGCACTCCACCGCTTCTTCAAATTCAAGAATCTACGGAGCAGCTGTTAGCTCGCTCCAGGGATTATAACTCCAGCTCCCGTCCGCTCCAGGAGCAGAGCAGAGCGGAGCGGAGTGGAGGGCCACCGAACGCGCCCTTGGTGCCCCTGCATCTGTGTGTCATAAATACTCTCTCAATCAAGCCCCTCAAACGTAATCCAAATATCTGAGTTGTTCGACATCCCTCATATTCAACCATCAAGATAAGTTACATGCAACCGCTTGGCATATCCAAGAAATATAACATGGAGGAAATCATTAAAGGGAAAATGCCATTGTTGAAGGAAAGGCCGGTTGTGCATGAAAGGGTGGCTACTGATTCATTGCCATGGCATAAACCACCGGCGGACATGGTCGCCTTATCCATTGATGGGGCCTTCTCCATGTTGGATGAATCGGCGTCGGCGGGAATAATCTTGGGAAGACATGACGGGAGTGTGATCTTTGCAGCCTACTATTGTCTATTTAATTTTAACGATGCGTTGGAAGCGGAGTTACATGTGTTAATGCAAGGTATGGCACTAGCAGCTCAACATACTAGCATGCCGGTCATCGTTCAGTCCGATTCTTCAGAGGCTTTGTCCGCTTTGACTGGAGACAAGCTATCCCGGTCGGCATATGGTCATTTAGTTGCTGAGATCAAGCATCTTATGGTACAGAGGGAGTTTCTTTTATATTTGATTGGTTTTGTATAGTCGCACGAAGAGTACTACTGATGTGTGGCTATGTAGAGGTCTGTCTTGTATTGAGAAACTATTGCCTCTCGATTGTAACCCGATTCATTTGGAGTAAACTCCTTTACCCTCGCACAAAAATCAAGATGCTAGAACCGCTTCGTTCGCTCCTGAACCGCTCGAGAGAGGCGATCAGgcggcaacattcttgccttcctcaACGCCAGCGATGTTGGGTCCTCATCTGTGTCCGTCTGCCGCTTCAGCGGTGGGAGCGGGCGGGGACCCTGCAATTTCTCTTCGGTAGAGGTATAGTGTGCTTTCAAAGATGCTACATCAATGGCGTCGAAATAATTTGCTTCTCTTGTTCCTCCATCTCGGAGGCACTCTAATGGGCGGCGCCGAGGAGCAGATCTTTGCGTCTGATGGTCAGCGCATGACACTCTCCCAGATGGTGGTGTTGTCGGCTGTTGCACGTGTGTTAGGGAGGCGGATTTGCCAAGTCCGACTATAGATGCTCTTATATTGTATCATGGAAAAATACAAAGAATTTTTTTCTAAACCTTTGGGATGATGCTAGATCCTGTAGAATGTACTACAAATGATTCGTAGGAAAAGAATCATGTAAATTTCAGTTATATCAATTAAATAATCAACTTAAGGATTCTAATACTCGAAAAATCAGTGAAAACCGTTTGAATCAAAGAGGTCCTGGTGAATTTACTGGGAAATCAACTTAATTCAAGCCAACGGAGAACCCAATATACGCATTTCATGCTTTTCTATACACAAGTGGACGCATGAATGAGTGCTATGTCCTTCCGATTGGTCCGAATTTTAAAACGTTTGACAGCAATTCGTTCTTAATGCTGTCTCCGAACACAGTTTTGAGCTAATCCGGGCGGTTTTGCATGATGGCGATGAATTAATTAGGTAGGTGTAGTGGTTGAGTTGCCTTGGCCAGTCGATCGCGTACGAGGTTTTAGATTAAGATACTCATGCAGAAGCAGCAGATGCAAAGATGGGACAAACGTCTGTGGTTGGGTCCGCCGTCGTTGAGAGCATCGTCGTGGCCAACCTGGGGCCTGGCCCACCGGCCGCATCTGAACCGCAAGCCCCGCATTGTGGGGGCCGGGCACGTTCCCATGGTGCATGCATGCCTGCCGTGGAGTGGCAATGTTTTCTTTTTCTTCCATTTTTTTTATGGAACTGCGGCACGGCCGGAGAGAAGTGAGAGGCCAGCAGAGGAAACGACCCCGGCGCTCGGTCAGCTGCAAGGTCGATTGGAACTGAGGTCGATCTGTGTGGAATTCATGCATGCACGGGGCGACGTACGGTCTCTCGTTGCTAGTACGTGGAATACGTACGTATGCAAGTGCGTCTCCCACCGTAGAACAGTAGTCGTAGTAGTACGCGTCCTGGTACGTACCAGCTGCTGAAGAGTGCCGTCGGCACAATCAACAGGCACAGCGGCAACGTGCGGAAATGACGTGACGTCGCCGGTTTGGTGCTTGcgctgcacgcacgcacgcacggtcGCACGCCCATTTGGAACGAAGAGACCGCGCGGTCGTCGAACCATCGATCGTTGGGCCGTTGAGCGCGCTGTTCGGGCGCGCATCTGGATATCCTGGGACCTCTGCCCCGCTCTCCATCTCTCTCTGGACTTTTTTTTGGATTGGTTTGAATTCAATCCAAAAAAAAGGTCCAGAGACAACCGGTGACAGCGACGGCAAATCATCATAGTTTAACAACAGCGAAAGCTGTGATGCGCTGGGCATGCATGATTATCTTTTAGCAAGAAATAAGGTAGACCTAtctcaaaataattaaaaaataaataaGGTAGACCTTCGGAAATGGATTTGTGAGTTGGACACTTGGACTGGTCCGCCCTTTCTGCAGGGCCCCGCTTGATTGGTGGCTTGACACTTGACACGACCGGCCGGCAGAAGGAAACACTTTTTTTTGACCCTACTTGTCAGGCCGTGGAAAAAGGGTCGACCTGCACTACTTGCAGCTTACACTGGCCGTGACTGGAACAATGCATTACTCACTCTGTCGATCCCCCAGCTAGGTCCAAGTCGAGGCCATCTTGACTTGTTTTTCTATTTCCTGGATCATATAATGGCGTCTTTTCTTAACTGGGTCATGGTGGACATCTCGCACCGAACATGAATGAATGATTGCTGTACTTTAGGCCACTGCCAAGGACTTGCATAACTTATATATGTGTCCTATCAAGAATTTTGTTAACATTTTCTGGCGCTCGTAATGGAGGCAAACTCCAAAGGGACATCTGCATCTGTAACGTGCTGCCAAGCTAGCTGCCCCCGCATGCTCGATGAGGTAAGCAACTGGATTTTAGTTACTCTGTCCGTCACATAGCTttaaaaacgatcttatattatgtGACGAAAAGAGTATTTGGTTGGAGTCTTGGGCGGACCTGGATTTTTCCTTGGAGCGGAGTGCGTAGCCAGTTTACACAGTAGCACTACACCAAAGGTGTTTTCTTGTGGGTTGTCACGGTCAACTGGTGTGTTACCCAAGTGATAGGCTAGCTACTGCCCGCGTGTCCGATGAGATGAGCACCCGGATTTAGATATACGATGGATGGTTAGGCTCGACGCTGGTTATAGTGTAATTTTATCTTGGAGCACACAATGGACTTCAGAGTTTTAATTTTCATCAGTGGACCGGACTACATCGCACTAAGTCAGTAAGACTAGCTAGTGCAATTTCAAAGCTTCAAATTTACGTTACTGGCCATCTTCATATTCTATGGCTAATTTTAACCGTAGATTTGACTAccaaaatatatgttatatgtcaaAAAACTTACATtgttgaatttgtattaaaaagtcaATGATATTATTTTTACGGTATATAACTTAATTTTTATAGTTAAACTAAATGTCAATCATTGACCCAAATTCAAGGGTACTAATAAACCTAGGCGAAGGTAGTATGGATCTACCTTTTTGAAAAGGTCTTTCCGACCAGGCCACAGTTTATCATTTGCTTGGCCCAACTGTAGGATGCATACAACAATGATGAATTGATTTATACAAGCGAAGTGGATGAGTTGGTTTTCGCCGATATTAAATGATACTTTATGGGGTTAGGGTAAGATAATGCATGTATTAGGTCAAGATAATGAAACTACGAGTACTAATGATGCTTCACTTATTTGCAAGTCATTataggtctttgtgaataattaataaagtggttgcatgcatctcccaaatgcagaggccggggggtcatcctccttttctaaaaaaaatgcaaGTCATTATGTCCATTTGGAATCTGATGGAGACATATATCCTCCATTTGCATGCTTATTAGAACTTATTGTGTTTATTGCAACTTTTGTTAACTTATTGTGAAAACATGGGAATAAAAAAGCACATGATTTGAATGACTTGTCTATTATTaatatttttgcaaaagaatgacttgtCTATTCAAGCCCTAGAAGTGTTTAGTTAGTTTGACTGCATCATCGAACATTTTAGTTGACGCTTGATGATCTCCTCCAAATGATTCCGTAggaaaaaaacatcttatattattcgATTCTATGAACTAAAAAAATCAAATGCAGAAAATATTCCTAAGGGTaactttttttcaaaaatattcctaaggGTTCTGATACTCGAGAAATTATGAaaaatcatttgaatcaaagagctAAATGGATTTAGTAGGGAATGAATTAAATCTTAGCCAAGGAAGAAACCAAGACACACATTTCATGATTTCCTATACTCTCCCAAAAAAAGGGGGACGAATGAATGAGTGCCTTCTCCAACTGGCTCCGAATTTTCAATTGCTTGACAGCCGATTGCATTAAAAATGCCAGCAATTCCCTTTTCTTAATAGTGTTTCCGACCACTGTTTTGCGTTAATCCAGGCGGTTTTGCATGATAGTGATTAATTAGGCATGGATGGTGGACCAGCTGGCTTTGGCAAATTGATCGTGTACGAGGGTTTGAATTAAGATACTCATCATACAGAACTACAGAAGCAGAGACAAACATGGGACAAACTTGTGCTGTGGTTTGTTCGCCGTATGCGAGCAACGTGTGCCGTACCCCTGGGCGGTCACGAGCACGCC from Triticum dicoccoides isolate Atlit2015 ecotype Zavitan chromosome 6A, WEW_v2.0, whole genome shotgun sequence encodes:
- the LOC119318432 gene encoding phosphoenolpyruvate carboxylase kinase 2-like, which translates into the protein MVYGGEEALRRQYSIGDEIGHGRFGTVRRCHSNATGEALALKTTPKAPLRDPLDLALAEQEPKLHLLASSPPCSPHLVALHAAFDDADAVHLVVDLCAGGDLLSLLSARGGRLPEREAAGLAAQIASALAACHRRGVAHRDVKPDNLLFDAATGALKLADFGSAEWFGDGRRMSGIVGTPYYVAPEVVAGREYGEKVDVWSAGVVLYMMLSGSVPFYGAAAPEIFEAVLRGNVRFPPRAFAGVSPEAKDLMRRMLCKDVSRRFSAEQVLRHPWIASCGGDAVAG